A region from the Lemur catta isolate mLemCat1 chromosome 7, mLemCat1.pri, whole genome shotgun sequence genome encodes:
- the TMEM216 gene encoding transmembrane protein 216 isoform X2: protein MAAAGKRLSSTPLEILFFLNGWYYATYFLLELFIFLYKGLLLPYPTANLVLDVVMLLLYLGIEVIRLFFGTKGNLCQQKMSLGISVALTFPSAMMASYYLLLQTYVLRLEAIMNSILLFFCGSELLLQVLTLAAFSSTDRI, encoded by the exons ATGGCGGCGGCAG GTAAAAGGTTGTCCTCAACCCCCCTGGAAATCCTGTTCTTTCTAAACGGGTGGTATTACGCTACCTATTTCCTGCTGGAGCTCTTCATATTTCTATATAAAG GTCTCCTGCTACCATATCCAACGGCCAACCTAGTACTGGATGTGGTGATGCTCCTCCTTTATCTTGGAATTGAAGTCATTCGACTGTTTTTTG GTACAAAGGGAAACCTCTGCCAGCAAAAGATGTCACTTGGTATTAGCGTGGCTTTGACCTTCCCATCTGCCATGATGGCCTCCTATTACCTGCTGCTGCAGACCTACGTGCTCCGCCTGGAAGCCATCATGAACAGCATCTTGCTCTTCTTCTGTGGCTCAGAGCTGCTCCTTCAGGTGCTCACCCTGGCCGCTTTCTCCAG TACGGACAGGATCTGA
- the TMEM216 gene encoding transmembrane protein 216 isoform X5, whose translation MAAAGLLLPYPTANLVLDVVMLLLYLGIEVIRLFFGTKGNLCQQKMSLGISVALTFPSAMMASYYLLLQTYVLRLEAIMNSILLFFCGSELLLQVLTLAAFSSTDRI comes from the exons ATGGCGGCGGCAG GTCTCCTGCTACCATATCCAACGGCCAACCTAGTACTGGATGTGGTGATGCTCCTCCTTTATCTTGGAATTGAAGTCATTCGACTGTTTTTTG GTACAAAGGGAAACCTCTGCCAGCAAAAGATGTCACTTGGTATTAGCGTGGCTTTGACCTTCCCATCTGCCATGATGGCCTCCTATTACCTGCTGCTGCAGACCTACGTGCTCCGCCTGGAAGCCATCATGAACAGCATCTTGCTCTTCTTCTGTGGCTCAGAGCTGCTCCTTCAGGTGCTCACCCTGGCCGCTTTCTCCAG TACGGACAGGATCTGA
- the TMEM216 gene encoding transmembrane protein 216 isoform X1, with protein MLIFSGKRLSSTPLEILFFLNGWYYATYFLLELFIFLYKGLLLPYPTANLVLDVVMLLLYLGIEVIRLFFGTKGNLCQQKMSLGISVALTFPSAMMASYYLLLQTYVLRLEAIMNSILLFFCGSELLLQVLTLAAFSSTDRI; from the exons ATGCTCATCTTTTCAGGTAAAAGGTTGTCCTCAACCCCCCTGGAAATCCTGTTCTTTCTAAACGGGTGGTATTACGCTACCTATTTCCTGCTGGAGCTCTTCATATTTCTATATAAAG GTCTCCTGCTACCATATCCAACGGCCAACCTAGTACTGGATGTGGTGATGCTCCTCCTTTATCTTGGAATTGAAGTCATTCGACTGTTTTTTG GTACAAAGGGAAACCTCTGCCAGCAAAAGATGTCACTTGGTATTAGCGTGGCTTTGACCTTCCCATCTGCCATGATGGCCTCCTATTACCTGCTGCTGCAGACCTACGTGCTCCGCCTGGAAGCCATCATGAACAGCATCTTGCTCTTCTTCTGTGGCTCAGAGCTGCTCCTTCAGGTGCTCACCCTGGCCGCTTTCTCCAG TACGGACAGGATCTGA
- the TMEM216 gene encoding transmembrane protein 216 isoform X4, producing MLIFSGLLLPYPTANLVLDVVMLLLYLGIEVIRLFFGTKGNLCQQKMSLGISVALTFPSAMMASYYLLLQTYVLRLEAIMNSILLFFCGSELLLQVLTLAAFSSTDRI from the exons ATGCTCATCTTTTCAG GTCTCCTGCTACCATATCCAACGGCCAACCTAGTACTGGATGTGGTGATGCTCCTCCTTTATCTTGGAATTGAAGTCATTCGACTGTTTTTTG GTACAAAGGGAAACCTCTGCCAGCAAAAGATGTCACTTGGTATTAGCGTGGCTTTGACCTTCCCATCTGCCATGATGGCCTCCTATTACCTGCTGCTGCAGACCTACGTGCTCCGCCTGGAAGCCATCATGAACAGCATCTTGCTCTTCTTCTGTGGCTCAGAGCTGCTCCTTCAGGTGCTCACCCTGGCCGCTTTCTCCAG TACGGACAGGATCTGA
- the TMEM216 gene encoding transmembrane protein 216 isoform X6 has translation MSLLLPYPTANLVLDVVMLLLYLGIEVIRLFFGTKGNLCQQKMSLGISVALTFPSAMMASYYLLLQTYVLRLEAIMNSILLFFCGSELLLQVLTLAAFSSTDRI, from the exons ATGA GTCTCCTGCTACCATATCCAACGGCCAACCTAGTACTGGATGTGGTGATGCTCCTCCTTTATCTTGGAATTGAAGTCATTCGACTGTTTTTTG GTACAAAGGGAAACCTCTGCCAGCAAAAGATGTCACTTGGTATTAGCGTGGCTTTGACCTTCCCATCTGCCATGATGGCCTCCTATTACCTGCTGCTGCAGACCTACGTGCTCCGCCTGGAAGCCATCATGAACAGCATCTTGCTCTTCTTCTGTGGCTCAGAGCTGCTCCTTCAGGTGCTCACCCTGGCCGCTTTCTCCAG TACGGACAGGATCTGA
- the TMEM216 gene encoding transmembrane protein 216 isoform X3 produces the protein MASLFPSVAVLEGAVVCCLQTLAFVLAGLLLPYPTANLVLDVVMLLLYLGIEVIRLFFGTKGNLCQQKMSLGISVALTFPSAMMASYYLLLQTYVLRLEAIMNSILLFFCGSELLLQVLTLAAFSSTDRI, from the exons ATGGCCTCTTTATTCCCAAGTGTGGCAGTTCTCGAGGGTGCTGTTGTATGTTGTTTGCAAACTCTCGCTTTTGTATTGGCAGGTCTCCTGCTACCATATCCAACGGCCAACCTAGTACTGGATGTGGTGATGCTCCTCCTTTATCTTGGAATTGAAGTCATTCGACTGTTTTTTG GTACAAAGGGAAACCTCTGCCAGCAAAAGATGTCACTTGGTATTAGCGTGGCTTTGACCTTCCCATCTGCCATGATGGCCTCCTATTACCTGCTGCTGCAGACCTACGTGCTCCGCCTGGAAGCCATCATGAACAGCATCTTGCTCTTCTTCTGTGGCTCAGAGCTGCTCCTTCAGGTGCTCACCCTGGCCGCTTTCTCCAG TACGGACAGGATCTGA
- the TMEM216 gene encoding transmembrane protein 216 isoform X7 → MLLLYLGIEVIRLFFGTKGNLCQQKMSLGISVALTFPSAMMASYYLLLQTYVLRLEAIMNSILLFFCGSELLLQVLTLAAFSSTDRI, encoded by the exons ATGCTCCTCCTTTATCTTGGAATTGAAGTCATTCGACTGTTTTTTG GTACAAAGGGAAACCTCTGCCAGCAAAAGATGTCACTTGGTATTAGCGTGGCTTTGACCTTCCCATCTGCCATGATGGCCTCCTATTACCTGCTGCTGCAGACCTACGTGCTCCGCCTGGAAGCCATCATGAACAGCATCTTGCTCTTCTTCTGTGGCTCAGAGCTGCTCCTTCAGGTGCTCACCCTGGCCGCTTTCTCCAG TACGGACAGGATCTGA